One window of the Ureibacillus sp. FSL W7-1570 genome contains the following:
- a CDS encoding IS256 family transposase, whose protein sequence is MTKRIPNVDWANQLENAIRHFVKEKFELIMRKEIKHFLEIEPADTSNMRNGYDQRNRDTQYGRIEGLLVPRERNGEFQTQLFAPYQRHIGWLEEAIIRMYQSGMSTREIGKFIERILGNAYSPATISRITDVVKEDIEKWHHRPLSKRYSVLYLDGLYVKLRRDTVEKEVIYVVLGVNEEGYREILDFFVGGQESAYGWREILQQLYKRGVKEVLLGVFDGLPGLEEAFKAVYPKADVQRCVVHKVRNTLSRVRKKDQFEVAEDLKLIYRAPNKEMALQMFQQFESKWSSKYPREVQSWANELDVLLTFMDDPSSIRSVIYTTNAIERTIKEIRKRLKPMNSLNSLEAAEKIVYLTIQDFNEKWAGRKLRRFAEAQEALE, encoded by the coding sequence ATGACTAAAAGGATACCGAATGTCGACTGGGCAAATCAACTGGAAAATGCCATTCGTCACTTTGTGAAAGAAAAATTCGAACTGATCATGCGGAAAGAAATCAAACATTTCCTCGAAATCGAACCAGCGGACACATCCAATATGAGAAACGGCTACGATCAACGAAATCGAGATACGCAATATGGCCGGATTGAGGGGCTTTTGGTGCCAAGAGAACGAAACGGGGAATTTCAAACCCAATTGTTTGCCCCTTATCAACGGCACATCGGCTGGCTGGAGGAAGCCATCATCAGGATGTATCAAAGTGGTATGAGTACGCGTGAAATTGGCAAGTTTATCGAACGAATTCTAGGAAATGCTTATTCTCCAGCGACGATCAGCCGTATTACCGATGTAGTGAAGGAAGACATCGAGAAATGGCACCATCGTCCACTATCCAAACGTTATTCTGTCTTATATTTGGACGGCTTGTACGTGAAACTTCGCCGGGATACGGTAGAGAAAGAAGTTATTTATGTGGTGTTAGGAGTGAATGAAGAAGGATATCGCGAAATTCTGGATTTCTTCGTGGGAGGACAAGAAAGCGCCTATGGATGGCGGGAGATTCTCCAACAGCTCTACAAAAGAGGCGTCAAGGAAGTGCTTCTGGGCGTATTCGATGGCCTTCCGGGGCTGGAGGAAGCCTTTAAGGCGGTGTATCCGAAAGCCGATGTGCAGCGCTGTGTCGTGCACAAAGTCCGCAACACCCTCAGCCGTGTTCGGAAAAAAGACCAATTCGAAGTGGCAGAGGACCTCAAGCTGATTTATCGCGCGCCGAATAAGGAGATGGCGTTACAAATGTTTCAACAGTTTGAGTCGAAATGGTCCAGCAAGTATCCGAGAGAAGTTCAATCTTGGGCCAATGAGTTGGATGTCCTCCTTACATTTATGGATGATCCAAGCAGTATTCGAAGTGTGATTTACACGACCAATGCCATCGAACGAACGATCAAGGAGATTCGGAAACGCCTAAAACCGATGAACAGTTTGAATAGTTTAGAAGCCGCTGAAAAAATCGTGTATTTGACCATTCAAGATTTTAATGAGAAATGGGCAGGGCGAAAGTTAAGAAGATTTGCCGAAGCGCAGGAAGCCCTCGAGTGA
- a CDS encoding DUF3986 family protein produces MKFDPNQHLHLGYYENNVDLEAVAYKIQNENKWVVFLDNEQDTTLVKKILDKYDFHEKYGYKIFTVDADDLSYEVGSKLFEEWLKANNIIL; encoded by the coding sequence GTGAAATTTGATCCAAATCAGCATCTTCATTTAGGATATTATGAGAACAATGTTGATTTAGAAGCAGTCGCATATAAAATTCAGAATGAAAATAAATGGGTAGTTTTTTTAGATAATGAACAAGATACTACATTAGTTAAAAAAATATTAGATAAGTATGATTTCCATGAAAAATATGGTTACAAGATTTTTACTGTTGATGCAGATGATTTATCTTATGAAGTCGGAAGTAAGCTATTTGAAGAATGGTTAAAAGCAAATAATATAATATTATAA
- a CDS encoding nucleoside-diphosphate sugar epimerase/dehydratase, which yields MSYQKRYLLFFTIDSCIVLSAIFISYWLLHPTLNVYDNKLILLSAITLLISHHIAAYFFHLYDRMWSVASVRELLIICVAVTISVMTASFMQYIINHDVYFRVMMVTWMLHIILIGGSRFIVRMLNDRESFRRADNLKRVLIVGAGQGGAMLIRNLKRAPNPEYRPVAIVDDDPKKQHLKILDVTVKGTTRDIPEIVKKYNIEEIFIAIPSLGRFGIKSIYDRCAQTNAKVKIMPNIEDVMTGKVSVSDMKEVNIEDLLGRDEVKLDMNAISKKLTNKTILITGAGGSIGSEICRQVMNFNPKKLILLGHGENSIYTILMELKEKHGNSQTELIPVIADIRDRRRIFEIVKQYKPDVIYHAAAHKHVPLMEYNPTEAVENNIFGTKNVADAAHEFGVKNFVMISTDKAVNPTNVMGASKRIAEMVVQDLAKRSNTNFAAVRFGNVLGSRGSVVPRFKAQIAKGGPVTVTHPDMTRYFMTIPEASRLVLQAGALAKGGEVFVLDMGEPVKIVDLARNLIHLSGFTEDEIKIEFTGIRPGEKMYEELLNPEEIQEASIFPKIHVGKAHCMEHHQLMMLLGQLKTLKNPDEIKRITIDVANKKWDLVQEQDEIHYTPTQLSII from the coding sequence ATGAGCTATCAAAAGCGTTATCTCCTATTTTTTACCATCGATTCATGCATTGTCCTATCAGCAATCTTTATCAGCTATTGGCTGCTGCATCCGACACTGAATGTCTATGACAACAAATTAATCTTACTCAGTGCCATAACGCTTTTGATCAGTCATCACATTGCGGCTTACTTTTTCCATTTATACGACCGGATGTGGAGTGTGGCTTCGGTCCGGGAACTCCTTATCATTTGTGTTGCGGTGACCATTTCTGTAATGACCGCCAGCTTCATGCAATACATCATCAATCATGATGTTTATTTCCGTGTGATGATGGTCACATGGATGCTGCATATCATTCTGATTGGCGGATCCCGTTTTATTGTCCGGATGCTCAATGACCGGGAATCCTTCCGAAGAGCGGACAACTTGAAACGGGTATTGATTGTGGGGGCGGGACAAGGCGGCGCGATGCTCATCCGCAACTTGAAACGGGCACCGAATCCGGAATATCGGCCAGTTGCGATTGTGGATGACGATCCGAAAAAACAACATTTAAAAATCCTGGACGTCACAGTGAAGGGTACAACCCGCGATATACCCGAAATTGTTAAAAAATACAATATCGAGGAAATTTTTATCGCCATTCCATCATTAGGACGTTTTGGTATCAAAAGCATCTATGACCGTTGCGCGCAAACCAACGCCAAGGTCAAAATCATGCCGAATATTGAAGATGTCATGACGGGGAAAGTGTCCGTCAGTGATATGAAAGAAGTGAACATCGAGGATTTGCTTGGCCGGGATGAAGTCAAACTCGACATGAATGCCATTTCGAAAAAATTGACGAATAAAACCATCCTGATTACAGGAGCTGGGGGCTCCATCGGTTCCGAAATTTGCCGGCAAGTGATGAATTTCAATCCGAAAAAATTGATATTGTTGGGCCATGGGGAGAACTCCATCTACACCATCTTGATGGAATTGAAAGAAAAACATGGAAACAGCCAAACCGAATTAATCCCGGTGATTGCGGATATCCGGGATCGCAGACGGATCTTTGAAATCGTCAAACAATATAAACCGGATGTGATATACCATGCGGCGGCCCATAAACATGTGCCGTTGATGGAATACAATCCGACCGAAGCGGTTGAAAACAATATTTTTGGTACGAAAAATGTGGCGGATGCCGCCCATGAATTTGGCGTGAAAAACTTTGTCATGATTTCGACGGATAAAGCCGTCAACCCGACAAACGTGATGGGAGCGTCGAAACGCATCGCTGAAATGGTGGTCCAGGACTTGGCAAAACGGAGCAACACCAATTTTGCGGCGGTACGTTTCGGGAATGTACTAGGTTCCAGAGGCAGTGTCGTGCCTCGGTTCAAGGCGCAAATTGCCAAAGGTGGACCGGTAACGGTGACACATCCGGACATGACAAGATACTTCATGACCATTCCGGAAGCATCACGACTTGTACTCCAGGCCGGCGCGCTGGCAAAAGGCGGAGAAGTGTTCGTATTGGATATGGGGGAACCGGTCAAAATTGTGGACTTGGCGCGAAATCTCATCCACTTGTCCGGATTCACGGAAGATGAAATCAAAATTGAATTTACCGGCATTCGTCCGGGTGAAAAAATGTATGAAGAGTTGCTCAATCCGGAAGAAATCCAGGAAGCATCCATCTTTCCGAAAATCCATGTCGGCAAAGCCCACTGCATGGAACATCATCAGTTGATGATGCTATTGGGGCAATTAAAAACATTGAAAAATCCTGACGAGATCAAACGAATTACGATTGATGTGGCAAATAAAAAATGGGATCTTGTTCAGGAACAAGATGAAATCCACTATACACCGACTCAATTATCCATTATTTAA
- a CDS encoding aminotransferase class I/II-fold pyridoxal phosphate-dependent enzyme → MTERIYLSSPHMSDEGYEMQYVKEAFETNWIAPLGENVNQFEKELAEKVGSKAALALSSGTAAMHLALKAAGVGEGDIVFCQSLTFAATSNPIIYQHAIPVFIDSDPETWNMSPEALEKAFEKYLNVKAVIVVHLYGLSADMDKILEICRRHNVPIIEDAAESLGAYYKGKHTGTFGDYGIFSFNGNKIITTSGGGMLVSDHVDKIEKARFWSTQSRDQARHYQHSELGYNYRMSNVLAGIGRGQLKVLDDRVAKKKYIFEFYKSELGELEGIEFMPVNEWNEPNYWLSVIQLTGDIRPMDVIEALEKENIESRPVWKPMHLQPFYEKYDYIHLGSDVAAELFENGVCLPSDTKMTDEDLKRVCGTIKELWAKR, encoded by the coding sequence ATGACAGAAAGAATTTATCTCTCTTCACCCCATATGAGCGATGAAGGGTACGAAATGCAGTATGTAAAAGAAGCTTTTGAGACCAATTGGATTGCTCCATTAGGAGAGAATGTCAATCAATTTGAAAAGGAACTTGCGGAAAAAGTGGGCTCAAAAGCTGCGCTAGCGCTTTCATCCGGAACCGCCGCGATGCATCTTGCATTAAAGGCAGCCGGAGTGGGTGAAGGAGATATTGTATTCTGTCAATCTCTCACCTTTGCAGCGACATCCAATCCGATCATCTACCAGCATGCGATTCCGGTTTTCATTGACAGTGACCCGGAAACTTGGAATATGTCGCCGGAAGCTTTGGAAAAGGCCTTTGAAAAATATCTAAATGTGAAGGCCGTCATTGTAGTCCACCTATATGGCTTATCGGCAGATATGGATAAAATTTTAGAGATTTGCCGTAGACATAATGTACCAATTATTGAAGATGCTGCCGAGTCTTTGGGCGCATATTATAAAGGGAAACATACAGGTACTTTTGGCGATTACGGAATCTTTTCGTTCAATGGCAATAAAATCATTACCACATCCGGCGGCGGAATGCTTGTTTCCGATCATGTGGATAAAATTGAGAAAGCGCGATTCTGGTCCACCCAATCCCGCGATCAGGCAAGACACTATCAACATAGCGAATTGGGCTACAACTACCGCATGAGCAACGTGCTTGCTGGAATTGGTAGAGGTCAATTGAAAGTATTAGACGACAGAGTAGCAAAAAAGAAATATATCTTTGAATTTTATAAAAGTGAACTAGGCGAATTAGAAGGGATTGAGTTCATGCCAGTTAATGAATGGAATGAACCGAACTATTGGCTTAGTGTCATCCAACTGACAGGAGACATCCGACCAATGGATGTCATTGAAGCATTGGAAAAAGAAAATATTGAATCAAGACCTGTATGGAAACCAATGCATTTGCAACCGTTCTATGAAAAATATGATTATATCCATCTTGGATCGGATGTCGCAGCGGAGTTATTTGAAAACGGTGTTTGCCTGCCGTCCGATACGAAGATGACGGATGAGGATTTGAAAAGAGTGTGTGGAACGATTAAGGAGTTGTGGGCAAAAAGATGA
- a CDS encoding sugar transferase has translation MNSKGGIYKRFIKRPMDFILSLIAIIVLSPIFLIVALLVKIKLGSPVIFKQQRPGLNEKIFTMYKFRTMTDERDENGELLPDSVRLTKFGKFLRSTSLDELPELFNILKGDMSIVGPRPLLVQYLPLYNDHQKRRHEVRPGLTGLAQVNGRNAISWEEKFDLDVRYVDHVSFIGDWKIILLTVKKVFVREGINSETAATMEPFTGNKKEDIVYEK, from the coding sequence ATGAATTCGAAAGGTGGAATTTATAAAAGATTTATAAAGAGACCAATGGATTTTATATTATCTTTGATTGCCATTATCGTATTGAGTCCCATTTTCTTAATCGTCGCACTGCTTGTTAAAATAAAATTGGGAAGCCCGGTGATCTTTAAACAACAACGGCCCGGACTGAATGAAAAAATCTTTACAATGTACAAATTCCGCACGATGACGGATGAGCGGGATGAGAATGGAGAACTGCTTCCTGACAGTGTGAGATTGACGAAGTTCGGGAAGTTTTTGCGTTCCACCTCTTTGGATGAATTACCGGAACTGTTTAATATTTTAAAAGGGGATATGTCGATTGTGGGACCGAGACCGTTATTGGTGCAATATCTTCCTTTATATAATGATCATCAAAAACGGCGTCATGAAGTAAGACCAGGCTTAACCGGCCTTGCCCAAGTCAACGGTCGAAATGCCATCAGTTGGGAAGAGAAGTTTGATTTAGATGTTCGATATGTGGATCATGTAAGTTTTATCGGGGATTGGAAAATTATTTTACTGACCGTTAAAAAAGTATTTGTTCGAGAAGGAATCAATTCAGAAACTGCAGCAACGATGGAGCCTTTTACAGGAAATAAAAAGGAAGACATTGTATATGAAAAATAA
- a CDS encoding acetyltransferase yields the protein MKNKLLIIGASGHGKVVADIALKMNKWESISFLDDNQNLKSSMGIDVIGTTKDVHKFIDSHDVIVGIGNNSTREKIQSMLEKLGASIPVLIHPSAIIGNDVEIGIGTVVMAGVVINCCTKIGKGCIINTSATIDHDNIIEDFVHISPGAHLAGTVKVGQGSWLGIGSIVRNNIIITQNVNIGAGAVVVKNITESGTYIGIPAKKV from the coding sequence ATGAAAAATAAACTTCTGATTATCGGGGCAAGTGGACACGGAAAAGTTGTAGCAGATATCGCATTAAAAATGAATAAATGGGAAAGCATTTCCTTTTTGGATGATAACCAAAATTTAAAATCATCCATGGGGATTGATGTGATCGGAACTACAAAAGATGTTCATAAATTTATAGATTCTCATGATGTAATTGTAGGTATCGGAAACAACAGTACGAGAGAAAAGATTCAAAGCATGCTGGAAAAATTAGGAGCAAGTATTCCAGTTTTAATACATCCCAGTGCCATTATCGGCAATGATGTTGAAATTGGGATTGGAACAGTAGTCATGGCAGGAGTTGTAATTAACTGCTGTACCAAAATTGGTAAAGGCTGCATTATCAATACCAGTGCTACAATCGATCACGACAACATCATTGAGGATTTTGTTCATATCTCGCCTGGTGCGCATTTGGCGGGGACGGTTAAAGTTGGACAAGGTTCTTGGTTGGGAATAGGTTCAATAGTAAGAAATAACATCATTATTACTCAAAATGTCAATATTGGAGCAGGGGCAGTAGTTGTAAAAAATATTACTGAATCTGGTACATATATAGGTATACCAGCAAAAAAAGTGTGA
- a CDS encoding glycosyltransferase family 4 protein, with the protein MKILYVTTISNTVNAFLIPHIKMLIEEGHEVHCAFNIVQEVNEELNNLGCKIHNIEFQRSPLRKENIKAYKKLKKLIQQEKYDLVHTHTPVASACVRLACKNFNNIKVIYTAHGFHFYKGAPIQNWLIYYPIEKWLSKYTDCLITINNEDYKIAKEKFKAKHVEMVNGVGIDTSKFIPQTLEKKIQLRKQYGFSEKDFILIFVGELNHNKHQDMLINVVYKLKSKIPYLKLLLVGRGDMVEQYKQLVNHLGLEKNVEFLGYRNDVPNLMLISDIAVSSSRREGLPVNVMEAMATGLPLVVTNCRGNRDLVKNGLNGYVVEIDNVERFSKMIENLYLSSNTRESFGIASLKMIEDFKLDSVIKQIREIYVRII; encoded by the coding sequence ATGAAAATATTGTATGTCACGACAATATCCAATACTGTCAATGCATTTCTAATTCCCCATATTAAAATGTTAATTGAAGAAGGGCACGAGGTACATTGTGCCTTTAATATTGTTCAAGAAGTTAATGAAGAGTTAAATAATTTAGGATGTAAAATCCATAATATCGAATTTCAACGATCACCTTTACGAAAAGAAAATATAAAAGCATATAAAAAACTAAAAAAACTAATTCAACAAGAAAAATATGATCTTGTACATACCCATACTCCAGTTGCTTCTGCATGTGTAAGACTTGCTTGTAAAAATTTTAACAATATAAAAGTGATTTATACTGCTCACGGTTTTCATTTTTATAAAGGTGCTCCAATTCAAAATTGGCTGATTTATTATCCAATTGAAAAATGGCTTTCGAAATATACAGATTGTTTAATTACGATTAATAATGAAGATTACAAAATTGCCAAAGAAAAATTTAAAGCAAAACACGTAGAAATGGTGAATGGAGTAGGGATTGATACTTCAAAATTTATTCCTCAAACGTTAGAGAAAAAAATACAGTTAAGAAAACAATATGGTTTTTCAGAGAAGGATTTTATTTTGATTTTTGTTGGTGAACTAAATCATAATAAACATCAGGATATGTTAATAAATGTTGTTTATAAACTGAAAAGTAAAATTCCTTATTTAAAATTATTACTTGTCGGAAGAGGAGACATGGTCGAACAATATAAGCAGTTAGTGAATCATTTAGGGTTAGAAAAAAATGTGGAATTTTTAGGTTACCGTAATGATGTTCCAAATCTTATGTTAATTTCTGATATTGCAGTTTCTTCATCAAGACGTGAAGGATTACCTGTAAATGTTATGGAAGCAATGGCCACAGGATTACCGTTGGTAGTGACAAATTGTAGAGGAAATAGAGATTTGGTGAAAAATGGGTTGAATGGTTATGTTGTTGAAATTGACAATGTAGAAAGGTTTTCAAAAATGATTGAAAATCTTTATTTATCAAGTAATACAAGAGAATCATTTGGTATAGCTAGTTTAAAAATGATAGAAGATTTTAAATTAGATAGTGTAATAAAGCAAATACGAGAAATATATGTTCGAATAATTTAA
- a CDS encoding ATP-grasp domain-containing protein has product MKMRAGETDKSVSVKDDQLFDLIRRFVKNVGFKGIIDIDIFKVNGEYYISEVNPRFGGGYPHAYESGVNIPKMILKNVLGTANINGIGKYDEGIYMMKYNELKTLKI; this is encoded by the coding sequence ATAAAAATGAGAGCTGGAGAAACTGATAAGTCAGTATCAGTTAAAGACGATCAACTTTTTGATTTGATTAGGAGATTTGTAAAAAATGTTGGTTTTAAAGGTATTATTGATATAGATATTTTTAAAGTTAACGGTGAATATTATATTTCCGAAGTGAATCCTCGATTTGGTGGAGGATATCCACATGCGTATGAGAGTGGTGTTAATATTCCAAAAATGATTCTTAAAAACGTGCTTGGTACAGCTAATATAAATGGAATTGGAAAATATGATGAAGGAATTTATATGATGAAATATAATGAGTTGAAAACTTTAAAAATTTAA
- a CDS encoding glycosyltransferase codes for MRILYVTTISNTVNAFLVPHIKLLMEKGHQVDVAFNIVKEPSTELKKLGCKIYNIEFQRSPLSKKNVFAYKKLKNLIKKQKYDLVHTHTPVASACVRLACRNLKNVKVMYTAHGFHFYKGASLKNWMFFYPIEKWLSNYTDCLITINSEDYYVARNKMRACSTKLVSGVGIDLEKFKPLNVV; via the coding sequence TTGAGGATTTTATATGTTACAACAATATCAAATACAGTAAATGCATTTTTGGTACCTCATATTAAATTGTTAATGGAAAAAGGACATCAAGTAGACGTTGCTTTTAATATTGTAAAAGAACCTAGTACAGAGTTAAAGAAACTCGGTTGTAAAATATATAACATTGAATTTCAACGTTCTCCTTTAAGTAAAAAAAATGTATTTGCATATAAAAAATTAAAAAATTTGATTAAAAAACAGAAATATGATCTAGTTCATACCCATACACCAGTGGCATCTGCTTGTGTAAGATTGGCTTGTAGAAATTTGAAGAATGTAAAAGTTATGTATACAGCTCATGGGTTTCATTTTTATAAAGGAGCTTCATTAAAAAATTGGATGTTTTTTTATCCCATTGAAAAATGGTTATCAAATTATACAGATTGTCTTATTACAATTAACAGTGAAGATTATTATGTTGCAAGGAATAAAATGAGAGCATGTTCAACAAAATTAGTTAGTGGAGTTGGAATAGACCTAGAAAAATTTAAGCCTTTGAATGTAGTATAG
- a CDS encoding IS3 family transposase (programmed frameshift), which translates to MSRKRYNQEFKQTVVELYRSGTPVSQLSSEYGVSEVTIYKWIKQLSPIEGTQELTVSDVDAIQKENLRLKQEIENLKKGYDHIREKIDEQELIDFITEESEHHPIQMMCRVLKLPRSTYYDSFHKKPNSYHIANEVLLDRIKVIHKESKGRYGAPKIHEILQKEGYSCSIKRVQRLMRQAGIQSCIVKKYRPASTREPVKERENVLEQDFTTTTINEKWVADITYIHTLRDGWCYLASVLDLHTKKVVGYKFSRTMTTEIVLEALQNAIEDQQPGPGLIVHTDLGTQYTSEAFQELLKKYDMIPSFSRKGCPYDNACIESFHATLKKEEVYLTKYESFETARIALFQFIEGWYNRKRIHGSIGYLTPDEYEKMCRSAA; encoded by the exons ATGAGTCGAAAACGTTATAATCAAGAATTTAAACAAACAGTAGTTGAGCTTTATCGCTCAGGTACTCCGGTCAGTCAACTCTCTAGCGAATATGGTGTGTCAGAAGTAACTATTTATAAATGGATTAAGCAACTCTCTCCAATTGAAGGAACACAGGAATTAACTGTGTCAGATGTAGATGCAATCCAAAAGGAAAACCTTCGGTTGAAACAGGAGATCGAAA ATCTTAAAAAAGGCTATGACCATATTCGCGAGAAAATAGATGAGCAAGAACTGATCGACTTTATTACAGAAGAAAGCGAACATCACCCAATTCAAATGATGTGTCGTGTTTTAAAGTTGCCAAGAAGTACGTATTATGATTCATTTCATAAGAAACCCAATAGCTATCATATCGCCAATGAAGTGCTACTTGACCGGATTAAAGTGATTCACAAAGAAAGTAAAGGTCGCTATGGCGCACCTAAAATCCATGAAATACTTCAAAAAGAAGGCTATTCATGTAGCATTAAACGAGTTCAACGTCTTATGAGGCAAGCAGGCATCCAATCATGTATTGTCAAAAAATATCGCCCAGCATCTACACGAGAGCCAGTGAAAGAACGCGAAAATGTACTTGAACAAGATTTCACCACAACAACAATCAACGAAAAATGGGTAGCAGATATTACGTATATCCATACACTTCGTGATGGCTGGTGTTATCTCGCATCCGTACTTGATTTACATACGAAAAAAGTGGTCGGCTACAAATTTTCGCGTACAATGACAACAGAAATTGTTCTCGAGGCACTCCAGAATGCGATCGAAGATCAACAACCTGGCCCTGGACTTATTGTGCATACTGATTTAGGAACCCAATATACAAGTGAAGCATTCCAAGAACTACTTAAGAAATACGATATGATTCCGTCATTTAGTCGTAAAGGATGTCCATATGACAACGCTTGTATCGAATCATTTCACGCTACACTGAAAAAAGAAGAAGTTTACCTAACAAAATACGAAAGCTTTGAGACAGCGAGAATTGCCTTATTTCAATTCATCGAAGGTTGGTATAATCGCAAACGAATTCATGGAAGCATTGGTTATTTAACACCAGATGAGTATGAAAAGATGTGTCGTTCAGCAGCGTAA
- a CDS encoding glycosyltransferase encodes MKLRKVYNYDKNDFILIYVAELSYRKNQNMIISAVGLLKNKIPNLKVLFVGDGDYLENYKEIVKKKGVEEIIDFLGYRTDVPDLMKMSDVAISSSRQEGLPVNVMEAMATGLPLVVTNCRGNRDLVSNNENGYVIDLDKIDDFANAIFKLYTVPDKRQIFGKNSTRLVKKYSLDNVCKEMLKIYSDFLNE; translated from the coding sequence TTGAAATTAAGAAAAGTTTATAATTATGATAAAAATGATTTTATCTTAATATATGTTGCTGAACTTAGCTATAGGAAAAATCAAAATATGATAATTTCTGCAGTCGGTTTATTAAAAAATAAGATTCCTAATTTAAAAGTACTTTTTGTTGGAGACGGAGATTATCTTGAGAATTATAAAGAAATAGTAAAAAAGAAAGGTGTAGAAGAAATTATTGATTTCCTTGGATACCGGACTGATGTTCCGGATCTAATGAAAATGTCTGATGTTGCAATTTCATCATCCCGACAAGAAGGATTACCAGTAAATGTTATGGAGGCAATGGCTACAGGGTTACCATTAGTAGTCACAAATTGTAGAGGAAATCGTGATTTGGTATCGAATAATGAGAATGGATATGTTATTGATTTAGATAAAATTGACGATTTTGCTAATGCAATATTCAAATTATATACTGTTCCTGATAAACGTCAGATATTTGGAAAAAATAGTACCAGACTTGTTAAGAAATATTCTTTAGACAATGTGTGTAAAGAAATGCTTAAAATTTATAGTGATTTTTTAAACGAATAA
- a CDS encoding glycosyltransferase, protein MKKILHVLRSKKFSGAENVAINIISNLSGEYNMYYVSPEGPIKNTLAERNINYIPMKNLSLLNLFKVVKDNKPDIIHAHDFTATILSAMVSFNTPVVSQIHQYPNWLNKICIRSILFLIVSIKVSQFIVVTPAINNSLIFKKFLKRKTKVIENMVDLNVVREKSRVPTDLAYDIIFLGRLVDVKDPIRFINIISKVIKKRPSTKVAIIGDGYLKEECESLIKKLKLKGNIDLLGFVSNPFPILMNSKVLCMTSKSEGLPMTIIESLSLGKPVIASDLDGIANIVDNTCGILCKTDEQFILSIIQLLNDDKLYKNMSKSAKEKVESLFNLTQYKEDFVEVYTRC, encoded by the coding sequence ATGAAAAAAATTTTACACGTACTACGTTCAAAGAAGTTTTCGGGAGCAGAAAATGTTGCAATTAATATTATATCGAATTTAAGTGGAGAATATAATATGTATTATGTTTCACCAGAAGGTCCTATAAAAAATACCTTAGCTGAAAGAAATATTAATTATATTCCAATGAAAAATTTATCATTATTAAATCTGTTTAAAGTTGTGAAGGATAATAAACCGGATATAATTCACGCTCATGATTTTACGGCTACAATATTATCCGCAATGGTTAGTTTTAATACTCCTGTTGTTTCTCAAATCCACCAATATCCTAACTGGCTTAATAAAATCTGCATTCGTTCTATTCTATTTTTAATAGTTAGTATTAAGGTTAGTCAGTTTATTGTTGTAACACCAGCTATTAATAATTCATTAATATTTAAAAAGTTTCTTAAAAGGAAAACTAAAGTAATAGAAAACATGGTTGATTTAAATGTTGTTAGGGAAAAGTCAAGAGTGCCGACAGACCTAGCTTATGATATTATTTTTTTAGGACGTCTAGTTGATGTAAAAGATCCAATCAGGTTTATAAACATTATTTCTAAAGTGATAAAAAAAAGACCTTCAACAAAAGTTGCAATAATTGGTGATGGATACTTAAAAGAAGAGTGTGAAAGCTTAATTAAAAAATTAAAGTTAAAGGGAAATATAGACTTATTAGGATTTGTGTCTAATCCATTCCCCATTTTAATGAACTCAAAAGTTCTTTGCATGACTTCAAAATCAGAAGGATTGCCAATGACTATAATTGAATCACTTTCCTTAGGAAAACCTGTAATAGCATCTGATTTAGATGGAATAGCAAATATAGTTGATAACACTTGTGGAATATTATGCAAGACAGACGAACAATTTATTTTAAGCATAATACAGTTATTAAATGATGATAAACTTTATAAAAATATGTCTAAAAGCGCAAAAGAAAAGGTTGAAAGTTTGTTTAATTTAACACAATATAAAGAAGACTTTGTAGAGGTATATACAAGATGTTGA